Proteins encoded together in one Lathyrus oleraceus cultivar Zhongwan6 chromosome 5, CAAS_Psat_ZW6_1.0, whole genome shotgun sequence window:
- the LOC127081157 gene encoding uncharacterized protein LOC127081157, translated as MMEGILATLVQFYDPLYQCFTFPDYQLVPTLEEFSHLIGLPIHDQVPFLGLEETPKNQDIAEATHLKMSEIKANLTTKGGILGLPAKFLIEEARYFASINSMDAFEAILALLIYGFFLFPNVDNFVYINAIKIFLIGNPIPTLLVDVYHSVYLRIFHKGVMAICCVTLLYKWFISHLPGSTAFWDLKDGLLWPHKIMSFTHSYIEWFDRAYEGVTIIDSCSEFSNVPLLGTKSGINYNPILALRQFGYPMKDKPNTIFLEKFFFKEGEDNEAFKEKIVHAWRHVHKKRREVLGKLDCVSLEPYLQLVQARVVGLKIPYRRQERLSLTIKKPSLIFMTGTEKLKIALTRVQQERDAWKNKYQIIHAENKELQRHLKQRNDEEIANKKRKVQDDLFSSSIIPVPGSNNPPTSCAWKMIVDKLMVE; from the coding sequence ATGATGGAGGGGATTCTTGCTACATTGGTTCAATTCTATGATCCATTGTATCAGTGTTTTACCTTTCCAGATTATCAacttgtgcctaccttggaggagttTTCTCACTTGATTGGCCTACCCATCCATGATCAAGTTCCCTTTCTCGGTTTAGAAGAAACTCCAAAGAATCAAGACATTGCAGAAGCTACTCATTTAAAGATGTCTGAGATCAAAGCTAATCTAACTACAAAAGGAGGAATTCTTGGCTTGCCTGCTAAATTCTTGATAGAGGAAGCTCGTTATTTTGCTAGCATAAatagtatggatgcttttgaggCTATTCTTGccttgctcatctatggatttTTCCTCTTCCCTAATGTTGACAACTTTGTTTACATTAATGCTATCAAAATATTCTTAATTGGAAATCCAATACCTACCTTGCTTGTCGATGTTTACCATTCAGTCTATCTCAGGATTTTTCATAAGGGAGTAATGGCCATATGTTGTGTAACTCTGCtctacaagtggtttatttcacacttgcctgGATCTACTGCCTTTTGGGACCTTAAAGATGGTTTGCTATGGCCACACAAGATTATGTCTTTCACTCATTCTTACATTGAGTGGTTTGATCGTGCTTATGAGGGGGTGACAATTATTGATAGTTGTAGTGAGTTttctaatgtacctcttcttggtacaaagAGTGGCATTAACTATAACCCGATTTTGGCTCTCCGTCAGTTTGGATACCCAATGAAGGACAAGCCCAACACCATCTTCTTAGAGAAATTCTTCTTCAAGGAAGGAGAGGACAATGAAGCATTCAAAGAAAAGATTGTGCATGCCTGGCGCCACGTCCATAAGAAAAGAAGAGAAGTTCTAGGAAAGCTAGATTGTGTCTCTTTGGAGCCTTATCTCCAATTGGTGCAAGCTAGGGTCGTCGGTTTGAAAATTCCTTATCGTCGACAAGAGCGTTTGTCTTTAACTATTAAGAAACCTTCTCTCATTTTCATGACTGGCACGGAGAAACTCAAGATTGCTTTGACTAGGGTGCAACAAGAAAGGGATGCTTGGAAGAATAAGTATCAGATCATCCATGCAGAGAATAAAGAGCTTCAAAGACACTTGAAGCAGAGGAATGATGAAGAGATTGCTAATAAGAAAAGAAAGGTTCAAGatgatttattttcctctagcatTATTCCAGTTCCTGGTTCAAATAATCCTCCTACCTCATGCGCTTGGAAGATGATTGTCGACAAGCTAATGGTTGAATAA